Genomic DNA from Methanosarcina sp. MTP4:
GGTCCTGCACAGATGTCTATTATATTATCCTTATTTAGCAGGCCGCAAAAAGCGTGATTGGCAAATCCTGTCCGGAGCACTGAGTCCTCATCAACGACTTCTAGATCATGGTGGCCGTGTTTCAGGAAGAAAGGATTGTTGCACTCTCCCCTGCCCAGCAGGTCGGTTTTGTTGAGATATCCGAAAGGCTCCAGAAACAACCATTCAATGTCGTTTATCCCTATCCCGCCGAGGATTGCCTGTAGAGCTGCCGCCTGGTCGTAGCAGTTCGCAATCGGGACCGAGCCTGTAAGGTAGGCTTTCAAATTGAAAAAGCCGCCGTGTTCAAGGACCCCGTAATGGCTTGCCCCGCAAAAACTGTCGTATTTCAGCTCATGTTTGAAGTGGAAATAATCTACAACCCCCGAGATGCATTCTTCCTTTGATGCAGGGGTGCTAATGACCTCGCCGGAGAGGAATTCCAGTAACTCAACCCATGTTCCTCTTTTGAACATCGTGCCGGGCTGGCCAAATATCCAGTATATCTCGACTGGAATAGTTTCAACTGTTATGGCAATTTCTTCTTCTATTTCTTCGGGATCTTCAACTTTTTCTGTTATTTCCTTAGAATCTCCAGCTTCTTCCAGACTCTCTTCTGAATCATCTTTTTCTTCCGGTTTTTCTTCAGAATCACCTTTTTCTTCCGAATAAGCAATTTTCCAGACTATATCTCCCTTTTTACAACAGAATTTGTCAATTGCTTTTTCAGGCCTTGTGGAAACAGTCTGTTCTTTTACGCCTCCTTCAATCTCGCCTGAAAACTTCAGATCATCTATTATTCCCGTTATTTTGAGGGTTTTTCCGCTATCAAGCCCTTCCTGTTCAATTTCAAGGGACATAGCGTTGTCAAATTCATCGCCGATTACAAATACACCGGGTTTCAGAGTTTCCCTGCTGCTGGCTTCCCAGTTGGGTCCTAGCAGAACTTTGCCATTCAAGCAGGTTTTTACGCCCCCGTTGATATCGAGGGCTTTTATTTTTACATTTATTTTTGGGGTTTCCATAACTATTCCACACACTATCGAAAATTTATTCGAAATTTATTCCCTAATCAGAATAAATTTTTTTAAATTTAACCCTTTCTATTTTTACCGGCTTTGCCATAAAACCCGGGGATGCGATGTGGAAGAGAAATAACTGAATTTTGAAACAGGTTGATTTAAGCTCGGATTACTGCTGTGAATTTCCAGGTTTGCTAAAGGAAAGATAAAATCAAAGTTGGTCGGTTTATTTTATCGATTTGTTTTGTCGTTTTGCTCTGTTACTGCGGGGTCTGGAAGCGAATGGATTTCCAATATTTGCAGAGACGTTTTCCGAAATTATTGGATCGCACTTTTCCGGAGTAACCGGAATAGTGTCTCCCGTCTTTTTTGTCCCGAACGAAGTGAGGCCAGCCCTCTTTGACAGACGGGATTAAGAAGCTGCATGAAAAGAGTAAAAACAACCAGCCCATGTTTTTGACTCTCGCATTATGCGACCGCCAACGAATTGCAAATCTTCTTTTTTATCTTTTGGCGTTTTTGTGTCAGCTGCTCTGGTTTAGCCGGATTCCCACGCAGGATATTTAATATATCCTTGATATCAGAGTAATCATTCAAGCCTGGTGGAATGATTTGCATGCCATTTAATGGAGGGTGGTAAACTTATGGATGAAGAAGACAACACACAATCTGAAACATTTTCATTATATGTACGTTTACGGTTGCTTGATGCTGATGATTTGTACGATTTGGTAAGTACCCTTCTGATTAAAAAACCCGAGTTACACCAGATGGCCCTTGAGTGGTTCAAAGAGCGACAAAAAACAATGCCTGAAACCATGGAAAATGAAGACCTTGTAGCTCTAAATGACGACCTGCTGCTCGAATACTGGGAAGATACCAGGGATATAATATCAGAGTTCAACAGGCTTGGCGGTGGGCTTGAAGAAGATGAGGAAGAAGCATATGAGTACCTTGACCAGATTTCAAAACTGATTGTGGAAGGGGAACTGTCAACTTCCGCAAAGCTTGAATTTTTAGACGAAGCCTTTGAGGAGTATAACATTGAAAATTCCGGTTTTGAAGATGGCCTGATGGATCTTTTTTTCGAGATCTGCCAGACGAAGGAAGAATGGGAGTATCTGGTGAAAAAGCTTGATGAGCATCCTTCTGATTGGAGAAAAGAACTGATAATGCGAATCCAGAAAAGACATCTTCACGATGACGAAGCTTACCTGCAGGAGCGCAAGCAGATCCTCAGTCATGGGATGGATTACTGGGACCTAGTTAAATTTTATGTTGAGAAGGGTGATCAGGAAAAAGCCCTGGAAACAGCCGAAGAAGGGATTTTGAAGGGTGAGGGGAGCTGTTCATGGCTGTTTGAATTTCTGTGGGAGCACTTCTCCAAAGAAGGAGATACCGCCAATCTGGAACGGATTGTTCAGACGGCATTATCCCGTAATGATGAAGAAAAGAACATGCTGGACAGGTTGTTTGAATATTACAGGTCAGAAGGGGACTACAAGCGTGCAAAAGCTGCTCTCTTAAAGTCGTTTGAGTTTACCAGACGGAAATATTATGCCGAGTACAATAAGCTGAAAGGATTCCTCAAAGGGCCTGATTGGAAATCCGTTGAGCCTGAAATCTTCGCTAAGATCAAAGAAGAAGACTTCCACGATTATCTGCGGATCTGTCTGGATAAAGGTATGAAAGAAACAGTCCTCAAATCAATTCTAAACCCTCCAAAAAGCAGGTTCGGTTATTTAATCGAAGAGAATTTCGATGAGTTTGCAGATGAATTGAATAAAGATTTCCCGGAAAAAATCATCGAATACTACTGGCAAAAAGCCTATCGAAACATACCGAACGGGACCAGAAAAACATACAGCATTGCAGCCAGGTATCTTGGAAAGGTCAAAGGTATCTATCTTGACATTTTAAATGATGAAGCAGGGTGGACAAAACGTTTTTCCGATCTTAAATCCGAATTTAAGAAGCGGCCTGCTTTCCTTGATGAAGTTAGTGGATTGTAATATCTCTTATTTTTCCTTTTTATTGAATTGGGACAGGGAGAGGTTAAAAAATCAATTGTGGATCTCTACAATTCCAAAAGATTGATGTCATATTAAAGATTTTCTAAAACTATGCCTATGGCCGATGAAATAAAAGTATCTTTGGTAACTGCAGCCTGTCTGTTGGCGATTGCATTTGTGTCAAAGAATATCCTCAATGTTCAACTTGATTTTTTGTCCCAGTACGCGCCTCTCTGGATTTTTATATTTTATATCATTTCGAGGAGTAGAGCAACAGTTAGTGTTCTTACCTGGTCATCATTAATAATTTTTGTAACCGCCACCATCCTGATTCTTAATACAATATGATATCATGAGATCAAGAAGTTCGATACTGCCTGTACCCGTTCTTTCTTCAGTTGCTTCCTTTCCGTGTCTCCATCCATTTTCTGTTCGAATTCAATCAGTTTGTTTTTGTTGGTTGGGGCAGGCTTTTTGAAAGTAGCTGAGTCTTCGGCGGTGGTATAGCTTCTTTTTTATATTTTGGTGGTTTTGGAGCGCTTGCGTGCACTTCACCGAAGCAACCGTAGTTCTAATGCAGAAATCTAATCGGACCTTCTTTCCTTCCCTCAACCCCCTCCATCCCCTCGTCCCCACACTGTCGAATTGCTCAGTTCTTTTGACCTTGGGAGGGCAGGCTTTTTGAAAGTGATGAGTTTCTGGCGGCGGCATAACTTCTTTATTATATTTTGGCGTTTTTGGGGCGCTGGTGTGCACTTTACCGGAGCAACCTTAACTCTACTGAAAATCTAATCCGATCCTACTCCCTTTGCTTCGCAACCTCCCTCCCCCCGTCCCCTCCCTGTCGAATCGCTCAGTTCTTTTGACCATGGGAGGGCAGGCTTTTTGAAAGTAACCGAGTTTCCGGCGGCTGCATAGCTCCTTTATTATATTTTGGTGGTTTTGGGGCGCTTGCGTGCACTTCACCGGAGCAACCGGAATTCTACTGAAAGTTTGATCGGATTGTCTTTCCTTCCCTCGACTACTTCCTTCCTCTCGCGCACACCCTGTTGAATTTCTCAGTTCTTTTGACCATTGGAGGGCAGACTTTTTGAAATTGGGTGAGGTTCCGGCGACAGTTTTAGCGATTGTCTTGTAACTTTCCGGAACAACCGGAATGGTATCTTCCGTGGTTCTTGTTCCGAACGAAGTGAGGCCCGCCCTTGACAGATGGGACTAAGGAGCTGGATGGAGATGAGTGAAAAATAGCAAGTGGCTTTGACTCTGAAATTGAGCTACCGTCAACGAATCAAAAAGTGCTCTTTGATTATATCGTGCTAAGCCGTTGCAGTATGAATTTGTATATAAGGAATGTTATTGTAATGTTGAAGATGCCAACACAAAATAAATTTCTGGACAATCTGTTTCTCTCCCTGCGCTCCCCCGCTTCTTCAATATCATAATTTGTTCTTATCCTGTACCCGTTCTCAAAAACGCCTGACAAAATCCCCGCTATAGCACAAAAAACCAAACCTGCAAAACCTATGATCTCTATAAATAGTGTTGAATCACCCTTAAGGAACGCTGCGGCAGCCGCAATAACAATGATTACCAGATTGATAATAAGTAAATTCCTCACTTTTCCACCTTTTTCGTTTATTTCATTATGAGGTATTTATGGAAGTATTAATAACTTATTGATGGGTCTGCCCTTTATTATATTTTGGCGGTTTCGGGGGCGCTTGCGTACACTTCGCCGGAGCAACCGTAATTATATTGCAAAACCAGATCTTTTCCTTCCTTTTTTACTCAACGACCTCCCTCCCCTCGTCCCCGCTTTGTCGAATTGCTCAGTTCTTTTGACCTTGGGAGGGCAGGCTTTTTGAAAGTGGATGAATCTCAGGCGGCGGGATAGCTTATTTTTTATATTTTGGCGGTTTTGGGGCGCTTGCATGCACTTTTCCGGAGTAACCGGAATGGTGTCTCCCGTGTTTCTTGTCCCGAACGAAGTGAGGCCCGCTCTTTTTGTAAAATGAGATTAAGCCGCTTCATGAAATGAATAAAAATCAGCCAGCGTTTTTGACTCTTGTACCATGCGATCTTAAATCGATTGATCTTCTTTATTATATTTTGGTGTTTTTGGGGCGCTTGCATGCACTTGTTCGAAAAATCAAAAACTAAATTGAGTTGAAAAAAGAATGGAACAAAGTTCAAGTTAATTGAAAAAAGCACCTACGAAAAACAAAATATATAACTCTTTGATACAACTCATATGCTCCAAACAATAATAGAAAGGGGTTTCGTTATTAAACAATATTATACCCGTCTGATGCGTTTAATATGGGGACTTTTCCTTTATGCACTCGGAATTGTATTTACACTGAATGCCCATATAGGATACGCTCCATGGGAAGTTTTCCACGTCGGACTCGCAAAAACGATAGGGATAAGCATTGGAACTGCTTCAATTCTAATCGGAGTAATTATTGGAGTAATTACCTTATTACTTGGAGAAAAACTCGGAATTGGTACCATTTTAAATATGGTACTTATTGGTGTGTTTCTTGATATGATTCTCGGATTGAATATAATACCCGTATCTAACAACTTCATTTTTGGAATCATAATGTTGATTTCAGGACTGTTTATAATTGCTTTAGGCTCATACTTTTACATTGGATCAGCATTTGGAGCAGGCCCAAGGGACAGTTTAATGGTTGCACTGACTCGAAAAACCGAACTACCGGTAGGTGTCTGCCGCGGAACAATCGAACTTTTAGCGGTGCTTGCCGGATGGAGGCTTGGCGGTATGATTGGTATCGGAACAATTATATCGGCTTTTGCAATAGGATTTTGTGTCCAGACAACCTTCAAGTTGCTTAAGTTCGATACAACAGCTATTAACCACGAGACCCTGGGTCGGACATATAAACTGTTTTTTAGCGATAAAAAAGAGCAACTTTATGAAGAAAAAATGCCTGTAGATTATTAATACCCCTCATGTGGCACTTGCGTGCACTTCGCCGGAGCAACCTTAACTCTACTGAAAATCTAATCCGATCCTATTCCCTTTGCTTCTAAACCTCCCTCCCCTCGTCCCCACCCTGTCGAATTGCTCAGTTCTTTTGAGTATGGGAGGGCAGGCTTTTTGAAAGTAGCCGAGTTTCCGGCGGCGACATAGCTTCTTTTTTATATTTTGGTGGTTTTGGGTCGCTTGCGTGAACTTCTCCGAAGCAACCGGAACTCTACTGAAAACCTACTCGGACCTTCTTTCCTTCGCTTCGCAACCTCCCTCCCCTCGTCCCCGCCCTGTCGAATTGCTCAGTTCTTTTGACCTTGGGAGGGCAGGTTTTTTGAAAGTGGACGAGTTTTCGGCGGCGGTTTCAGCGATTGCTTGGTAGAGCTTTACCGGAGTAACCTGAATGGTTTCTTCTGTCGTTTTTGTTCCGAACGAAGTGAGGCCCGTCCACTTTGACAAGGAGATTAAGAAGCTGCATTAAAAGAATAGATGTTGGGAAAGAAAGCATCAACTCTGTATTAAACCACATCAAGTTTTTGAACGCATGGATTGAAAATAAAAATGCAATTTCTATTTCACTCTCTTATTTTTATTCATTAAATTCAAGGGCAGGCCGCTCTCCTTCGTCGAGCGTGGCTGGGCATGGAACCTGCCTACTAAACGGTCGCTTCGGTACAGAGTCAAAATCCCGAAAACCCACCCTAAACCCAAGTTCAATCCATCCAAAAAACCGGGTTTCTTCTCTCCAATCACCCCTCCTCCTTCGCCGCGAAACCCAAAAGCCTCCGCTCCCCGATAAAAATCCCCTCAAAAAAAGAAAAAAGAAATAACGGCCGTAAAAGCCGTTTTTTCACTCTAACTTAAAGTCCCCGTACTTACTGATATGAGCAGCAAGCCCGCCGTCACTCAAAATCTTGATCATGACATCCGGCAGCGGCGAAAAGGTAAGCTCGATTCCCTTCGTCACGTCCTTGATTACGCCTGTGGAAAGGTCGATCTCCAGGTCGTCTTCGGGGTCGATCTGGTCGGTGTCGCAGATGAGGACGGGGAGGCCGACGTTGATGGCGTTTCGGAAGAAGATTCTTGCGAAGGATTTGGCAAGGACTGCGCCTACGCCGGAAATTTTTATGATCGTTGGGGCGTGTTCGCGGCTGGAGCCGAGGCCGAAGTTGCGTCCGCCGACTACGAAGTCGCCTTTCCGGACTTTGTTCGGGAACTCGGGGTCGGCGTCTTCCAGGACGTGTTTGGCGAGTTCCGGAAGGTTGGTCCGGAGGTGGAAGAGGCGGCCGGGGGCTATGTGGTCAGTGCTGATGTCGTCTCCGAATTTCCAGGCTTTACCTTTCAGGTTGTTTTGCATTTCTTCTGCCATTTAGAGCACCTCCCTGGGGTCTGTGATTTCGCCTTTTATGGCCGAGACTGCGGCTGTAGCCGGGGATGAGAGGTAGATTAAGCCTTCGGTGTTTCCCATCCTGCCCTGGAAGTTCCTGTTTTGGGTGGAGAGGCAGGCTTCCCCGTCGCCGAGGATGCCCTGGTGTACGCCCACACAGGGGCCGCATCCGGGAGCCATGACTGCGGCTCCGGCTTTGATGAAGGTCTCGATGTAGCCGGCTGCGATTGCGTCAAGGTAGACGTCTTTTGAGGCGGGGACCACGATCAGGCGGGTGTCCGGGTGGCGCTGCTTGCCTTCCAGGATTTTGGCTGCGATTGCGAGGTCCTCGATCCTGCCGTTAGTGCAGGTCCCGATAAAGACCTGGTCGATCTTCGTGCCTGCAAGTCCGGCTGCGGTGCTGGTGTTGTCCACGGTGTGGGGGGCAGAGACCATGGGTTCGAGGGTGGAGGCGTCGATCTCGATTACTTCTTCGTAGACTGCGTCCTCGTCAGGGGTAATTTCCCTGAACTTGTCTCCTCGCCCGCGGGATTCCAGGAAAGCTCTGGTCGTCTCGTCGGATGCGATCAGGCCGGTCTTGGCTCCGGCTTCGACTGCCATGTTGGAGAGGGTGAAGCGGTCGGACATTGCCATCTTTTCGATGGTCTCGCCACCGAATTCAAGGGCTTTGTAGGTGGCACCGTCTGCTGTTATCTTGCCGATCAGGTAGAGGATGAGGTCTTTTGCACAGACGCCTTCTTTGAATTCCCCGGTCACGTTGATCCTGATTGTCTCGGGCACGCGGAGCCAGGTCTTTCCAAGAGCGATTCCGACAGCAACGTCGGTTGAACCCATGCCTGTGGCAAAGGCGCCAAGGGCACCGGAGGTGCAGGTGTGGGAGTCTGCCCCGATCAGGATATCTCCGGGGTTCACGTAGCTTTCGACCAGGCGCTGGTGGCAGACGCCGGTCCCGACTTCGGAAAGGTCCACGCCTGTCTTCTTTGCGAAATCCCTCAGGATCTTGTGGGCGTTGGAAAGGTCCTTGTGAGGGCTTGGAGCTGCGTGGTCAATGAAAAGGACAGTCCTTTCGGGGTTTTTAGCCTGGACAAGGCCCATCTTCTCGAGCTGCTGGACAGCCAGGGGGCCGGTCCCGTCCTGAACCGCGGCAA
This window encodes:
- a CDS encoding 3-isopropylmalate dehydratase small subunit, which produces MKGKAWKFGDDISTDHIAPGRLFHLRTNLPELAKHVLEDADPEFPNKVRKGDFVVGGRNFGLGSSREHAPTIIKISGVGAVLAKSFARIFFRNAINVGLPVLICDTDQIDPEDDLEIDLSTGVIKDVTKGIELTFSPLPDVMIKILSDGGLAAHISKYGDFKLE
- a CDS encoding YitT family protein; translated protein: MLQTIIERGFVIKQYYTRLMRLIWGLFLYALGIVFTLNAHIGYAPWEVFHVGLAKTIGISIGTASILIGVIIGVITLLLGEKLGIGTILNMVLIGVFLDMILGLNIIPVSNNFIFGIIMLISGLFIIALGSYFYIGSAFGAGPRDSLMVALTRKTELPVGVCRGTIELLAVLAGWRLGGMIGIGTIISAFAIGFCVQTTFKLLKFDTTAINHETLGRTYKLFFSDKKEQLYEEKMPVDY
- a CDS encoding lipopolysaccharide assembly protein LapB — protein: MDEEDNTQSETFSLYVRLRLLDADDLYDLVSTLLIKKPELHQMALEWFKERQKTMPETMENEDLVALNDDLLLEYWEDTRDIISEFNRLGGGLEEDEEEAYEYLDQISKLIVEGELSTSAKLEFLDEAFEEYNIENSGFEDGLMDLFFEICQTKEEWEYLVKKLDEHPSDWRKELIMRIQKRHLHDDEAYLQERKQILSHGMDYWDLVKFYVEKGDQEKALETAEEGILKGEGSCSWLFEFLWEHFSKEGDTANLERIVQTALSRNDEEKNMLDRLFEYYRSEGDYKRAKAALLKSFEFTRRKYYAEYNKLKGFLKGPDWKSVEPEIFAKIKEEDFHDYLRICLDKGMKETVLKSILNPPKSRFGYLIEENFDEFADELNKDFPEKIIEYYWQKAYRNIPNGTRKTYSIAARYLGKVKGIYLDILNDEAGWTKRFSDLKSEFKKRPAFLDEVSGL
- a CDS encoding DUF5316 domain-containing protein, coding for MRNLLIINLVIIVIAAAAAFLKGDSTLFIEIIGFAGLVFCAIAGILSGVFENGYRIRTNYDIEEAGERRERNRLSRNLFCVGIFNITITFLIYKFILQRLSTI
- a CDS encoding 3-isopropylmalate dehydratase large subunit, yielding MAEKIISEHAGKEVSAGDIVVAAVDVAAVQDGTGPLAVQQLEKMGLVQAKNPERTVLFIDHAAPSPHKDLSNAHKILRDFAKKTGVDLSEVGTGVCHQRLVESYVNPGDILIGADSHTCTSGALGAFATGMGSTDVAVGIALGKTWLRVPETIRINVTGEFKEGVCAKDLILYLIGKITADGATYKALEFGGETIEKMAMSDRFTLSNMAVEAGAKTGLIASDETTRAFLESRGRGDKFREITPDEDAVYEEVIEIDASTLEPMVSAPHTVDNTSTAAGLAGTKIDQVFIGTCTNGRIEDLAIAAKILEGKQRHPDTRLIVVPASKDVYLDAIAAGYIETFIKAGAAVMAPGCGPCVGVHQGILGDGEACLSTQNRNFQGRMGNTEGLIYLSSPATAAVSAIKGEITDPREVL